A genomic stretch from Barnesiella intestinihominis YIT 11860 includes:
- a CDS encoding alpha-amylase family glycosyl hydrolase — protein MSDEKIVIYQVLPRLFSNMCDTCVPNGTYVQNGAGKLNHFTSKVLREIKKLGANYIWYTGIIEHATKTDYSKYGIRKDNKYVVKGEAGSPYAIKDYYDIDPDLAEDPSARMQEFEALVTRTHEVGLKVVLDFVPNHVARQYHSDTTPEGVDDLGAHDNKEMHFSPSNNFYYIPRQAFTPQFYIGEGEDRYFEYPAKATGNDCFGAFPGEYDWYETVKLNYGVDYTGGGRCHFDPIPDTWYKMLDILLFWCGKGVDAFRCDMAHMVPVEFWNWAISKVKGNYPSVIFIAEIYDQALYRVYIEKGKFDYLYDKVGLYDKLRGVLCHQVSAAQLTYCWQSVDGIGGKMLNFLENHDEQRFASDQFAGDADKVLPALVVSSMMNTGPMMIYFGQELGERAEDAEGFSGKDGRTTIFDYWSVPTVRQWYDSGRCSVSKLSAKQKKLRNLYKTVLNISRLESAVVHGDFFDLMYVNGENPCFNPHRQYAFLRKYGNELLVIVVNFDDRQANVKINIPDHAFETMKIVPGKYEALELIGGDKEMKELSPEIPFACALSGYGAAVWKIELKNFSKEIQKK, from the coding sequence ATGTCCGATGAGAAAATAGTTATCTATCAGGTTCTCCCCCGATTGTTCTCCAATATGTGCGATACATGTGTCCCTAATGGTACTTATGTGCAGAATGGAGCCGGTAAGTTAAACCATTTTACCTCGAAAGTCTTACGAGAGATAAAAAAGTTGGGTGCGAACTATATTTGGTATACGGGGATTATAGAACACGCTACCAAGACAGACTATTCGAAATATGGGATTCGAAAGGATAATAAATATGTGGTTAAGGGTGAAGCCGGGTCGCCTTATGCTATCAAAGACTATTATGATATAGATCCCGATTTGGCCGAAGATCCATCGGCACGTATGCAAGAATTCGAGGCGTTGGTAACCCGTACACATGAAGTCGGATTGAAAGTAGTACTTGATTTCGTGCCGAATCATGTGGCTCGTCAATATCATTCTGATACTACGCCAGAAGGTGTCGATGATTTGGGTGCTCATGACAACAAGGAGATGCATTTTTCTCCTTCCAATAATTTTTATTACATACCTCGGCAGGCATTTACGCCGCAATTTTACATAGGTGAAGGAGAGGATCGCTATTTCGAATATCCTGCGAAGGCAACCGGAAATGATTGTTTCGGGGCTTTCCCGGGAGAATATGACTGGTATGAAACGGTGAAGCTGAACTATGGAGTGGATTATACAGGAGGTGGCCGTTGTCACTTCGACCCTATACCCGATACATGGTACAAAATGCTCGATATTCTCCTATTCTGGTGTGGGAAAGGTGTTGATGCTTTTCGTTGCGATATGGCCCACATGGTTCCTGTCGAGTTTTGGAATTGGGCTATTTCGAAAGTGAAAGGAAATTATCCCTCGGTTATATTCATTGCAGAGATTTATGATCAGGCGTTGTATCGGGTTTATATCGAGAAAGGTAAATTCGATTACCTATATGATAAAGTAGGATTGTACGATAAATTGAGAGGGGTATTGTGTCATCAGGTATCGGCTGCGCAGCTCACTTATTGTTGGCAGTCTGTCGATGGAATAGGAGGAAAAATGTTGAATTTTCTCGAAAATCATGACGAACAGCGCTTCGCTTCCGACCAGTTTGCCGGTGATGCCGATAAAGTCCTCCCTGCATTGGTCGTTTCGTCGATGATGAATACAGGACCTATGATGATATACTTCGGACAGGAATTGGGTGAGCGTGCAGAGGATGCCGAGGGATTCAGTGGAAAAGATGGTCGTACGACGATATTCGACTATTGGAGTGTGCCCACGGTTAGACAGTGGTACGATAGCGGGCGTTGCTCGGTATCTAAATTGTCAGCAAAGCAGAAAAAACTACGAAATTTGTATAAAACGGTTCTTAATATTAGTCGTTTGGAATCAGCTGTTGTTCATGGCGATTTCTTTGATTTGATGTATGTCAATGGGGAAAATCCATGTTTTAATCCGCATCGGCAATATGCATTCCTTCGTAAATATGGAAATGAGTTATTAGTTATTGTTGTTAATTTCGATGACCGGCAGGCGAATGTGAAGATCAATATCCCCGATCATGCATTCGAAACGATGAAAATAGTTCCGGGTAAATACGAGGCATTAGAACTGATTGGAGGAGATAAAGAGATGAAGGAGTTGAGTCCCGAAATACCGTTTGCTTGCGCCCTTTCGGGGTATGGAGCTGCGGTTTGGAAAATAGAGTTAAAAAATTTTTCCAAAGAGATACAGAAAAAATAA
- a CDS encoding sugar transferase, with protein sequence MINGKRQIRRYVLGDYLTSNVSWFLFNIVRFHFPGIAAGESLKMYLLSPRVIEGQILFPLLMMCVYYLSGYYNQPFFKSRIQELIQTLGSVLVNTLFIFFIALINDVLRIRIDNYELLLALYALQFVCVYTGRAIVTGNATSMIHRRKWQFNTLIIGCGPKAIKQMKELEEPRQSLGYHIVGFIRVNHETPAPEAEGRTYPIKQLSSLCKQKNIQELVVAPEENDLAELHKLINTLYPLNLPIKLGTDEFNIISSRVRLTNIYGAPLIDMSNCAISEGEKNMKRVIDIFVSFIALILLSPLFLLLAILIKKDSNGPIFYKQERIGYRHRPFKIYKFRTMKAHAETGIPLLSEENDKRVTKIGKVLRKYRLDELPQFWNVLKGDMSLVGPRPEREYFIRQIVERAPYYVLLHQIRPGITSWGMVKYGYARNVDEMIARLKYDILYLENMSLLVDLKIIIYTIRTVITGKGV encoded by the coding sequence GTGATCAACGGTAAACGACAAATACGGAGATACGTACTGGGGGATTACCTTACATCGAATGTATCGTGGTTCCTTTTCAATATTGTCCGTTTCCATTTTCCGGGAATTGCAGCGGGCGAATCATTGAAAATGTATTTGCTTTCGCCTCGTGTCATAGAAGGACAAATACTTTTCCCGCTGTTAATGATGTGCGTTTATTATTTGTCGGGATATTACAACCAGCCTTTTTTCAAATCTCGCATTCAAGAATTAATACAGACATTGGGATCTGTATTGGTCAATACACTGTTTATATTTTTTATTGCCCTCATCAACGATGTTCTACGAATAAGAATAGACAATTACGAATTGCTACTTGCTTTATATGCTTTACAATTTGTCTGTGTATATACAGGGCGGGCCATTGTCACAGGAAATGCCACATCTATGATTCACCGCCGAAAATGGCAATTCAACACGCTTATCATCGGTTGCGGTCCCAAAGCAATCAAGCAAATGAAAGAACTCGAAGAACCCAGACAATCGCTCGGTTATCATATCGTCGGATTCATTCGGGTCAACCACGAAACGCCTGCCCCGGAAGCCGAAGGAAGGACATACCCGATAAAACAATTATCCTCGCTGTGTAAACAAAAGAACATTCAAGAGCTTGTCGTTGCCCCGGAAGAAAACGATTTAGCAGAGCTTCATAAACTTATCAATACACTATATCCACTCAACTTACCCATAAAATTGGGGACAGACGAGTTTAACATTATCTCTTCGAGAGTAAGACTAACCAACATCTATGGGGCTCCGCTCATCGACATGAGTAATTGCGCCATCTCCGAGGGAGAAAAGAATATGAAACGAGTAATCGATATCTTTGTTTCTTTTATCGCATTGATCTTACTTTCTCCTTTGTTTCTACTCTTAGCCATACTAATTAAAAAAGACTCGAACGGTCCTATATTTTACAAACAAGAGCGCATAGGTTACAGGCACAGACCGTTCAAAATTTACAAATTCCGAACGATGAAAGCCCATGCAGAAACCGGAATCCCTTTGTTATCGGAAGAAAACGACAAGCGGGTTACTAAAATAGGGAAAGTATTACGGAAATACAGATTGGACGAATTACCACAGTTTTGGAATGTATTGAAAGGAGACATGTCTCTCGTAGGTCCGAGGCCCGAACGGGAATACTTTATCCGTCAAATCGTCGAACGAGCTCCTTATTACGTATTATTGCATCAGATACGCCCCGGAATCACATCGTGGGGAATGGTAAAATACGGATATGCTCGAAACGTCGATGAAATGATAGCCCGGTTGAAATACGATATTCTTTACTTGGAAAATATGTCTTTGCT
- a CDS encoding L-threonylcarbamoyladenylate synthase: MNDDIKQACEVMQRGGIILYPTDTIWGIGCDATNAEAVQRVYKIKQRADSKALIILTDSEAKVEYYVSEVPETAWQLLDVAVKPLTLIYPGARNLATNLLADDGSIAIRITKEPFSQRLCRQFRKAIVSTSANISGNAAPHNFSEISDEIKNAVDYIVTARRDEIKESLPSSIIKLEADGTIKIIRE; the protein is encoded by the coding sequence ATCAACGACGATATAAAACAGGCTTGCGAGGTCATGCAGCGGGGGGGAATCATTTTATATCCCACCGACACAATATGGGGTATCGGTTGCGATGCTACCAATGCAGAAGCGGTACAACGAGTTTATAAAATCAAACAGAGAGCCGACAGCAAAGCCCTTATTATACTTACAGACAGTGAAGCGAAAGTGGAATATTATGTTTCGGAAGTACCCGAAACGGCGTGGCAACTACTCGATGTGGCCGTAAAGCCTCTTACCCTCATCTATCCCGGAGCACGCAACCTTGCAACGAATTTGCTCGCCGATGACGGAAGCATAGCCATACGCATCACAAAAGAACCGTTCTCACAACGATTGTGCCGACAGTTCAGAAAAGCTATCGTATCAACCTCGGCCAATATCAGCGGGAATGCGGCTCCCCATAACTTTTCCGAAATATCGGACGAAATAAAAAATGCCGTCGATTATATCGTAACGGCACGCAGAGACGAAATAAAAGAGTCCCTCCCGTCGAGTATCATCAAACTCGAAGCCGACGGAACTATCAAGATTATACGAGAGTGA
- a CDS encoding patatin-like phospholipase family protein, whose translation MARERENLPVEVRPYRVGLTLSGGGAKGFAHVGALKAMEELGVRPDIISGTSAGAVIAVLYADGYSPDEILDLFSGLSFNDLAEITLPRSCFFKIDRFKHFLQKSLRAVNIEDLSIPVVVTATDLDHGKYVAWRSGEIAERVTASCSIPIIFPPVLIDGTHYVDGGVLRNLPVYPIRPECDVVIGINVSPLVNKQYKQSILDIAVRSYSFMSKSNVIEDMKLCDLFIPMKEAARYAVFDIHALRDIANVGYQQTLKLFTGKHASKINELNK comes from the coding sequence ATGGCAAGAGAAAGAGAGAATCTGCCGGTAGAAGTTCGCCCCTATCGTGTAGGCTTGACGTTGAGCGGGGGAGGAGCCAAAGGTTTTGCCCATGTAGGGGCATTGAAAGCAATGGAAGAATTGGGGGTTCGGCCGGATATAATATCCGGTACGAGCGCAGGAGCTGTTATTGCGGTACTTTATGCCGACGGCTATTCACCCGATGAAATCTTAGACCTTTTTTCAGGTTTGTCTTTCAATGATTTGGCCGAAATAACTTTGCCCCGTTCCTGCTTTTTTAAAATAGATCGGTTTAAACATTTCTTGCAAAAGTCGTTGCGAGCAGTCAATATCGAGGATTTGTCTATCCCGGTTGTCGTTACGGCTACCGACCTTGATCATGGAAAGTATGTAGCATGGCGATCGGGAGAGATTGCCGAGCGGGTAACGGCTTCGTGTAGTATTCCTATTATATTTCCTCCGGTTCTTATCGATGGTACGCATTATGTCGATGGAGGTGTCTTGCGTAATTTGCCGGTTTACCCCATTCGTCCCGAGTGCGATGTCGTTATAGGTATCAATGTGAGCCCGTTAGTTAATAAGCAATATAAGCAATCGATATTGGATATAGCGGTTCGTTCATATAGCTTCATGTCTAAAAGCAATGTGATCGAGGATATGAAATTGTGCGATCTTTTTATTCCTATGAAAGAGGCTGCACGATATGCCGTATTTGATATTCATGCTTTGCGTGATATCGCTAATGTCGGCTATCAGCAGACATTGAAACTTTTTACAGGAAAACATGCTTCCAAAATAAATGAATTGAATAAATAA